GTCCACTATTAAGTAACATAATGTTGAATGAACTGGACAAGGAACTAGAAAGTAGAGGACTCCATTTCGTGAGATATGCGGATGACGCTCTTATCTTTGTGAAGAGTGAGAAAGCTGCAAATAGAGTGATGGAATCAGTCGTGAAGTTTATAGAAAAGAAATTAGGGCTGATAGTCAATGCAGAAAAGAGTAAAATCGCTCGTCCAAAAGACTTAAAATTCCTGGGGTTTGGATATTACTACGATTCAAAAGACAAGAAATATCAAGTTCGACCACATACAATCTCAGTACAGAAATTTAAAAGGAAACTTCGACAACTAACAAAGCGAAACTGGAGCATTCCGTTAGACTACCGAATATTGAAACTAAAACAAGTAATATTTGGTTGGGTAAATTACTTTAGAACTGCAAACATGAAAACGGCTATGCGTGAAATTGATAAGAAACTACGCTCAAGAATAAGAGTAATCATTTGGAAACAGTGGAAGGTACCAAGAAAACAGATAAGGTCACTAATCCAATTGGGGATACCCGAAGAAGAAGCCAAGGGCTTAACATTCTGTAGGAAAGGTTATCGATTTATCGGATTATCTAAAGTTGTTCAAAGAGCAATTTCAAATAAAGGCTAGAGCAGAGGGGAATACCCTCTGCTCTACAACGTTACTTAAAAGTACACACTGTAATATGAATTGAAACGCCGTATACGAGATCCGTACGTACGGTGTTGTGAGAGGGGCGAAAATTAGTTAACTTATTTTCCCTCTACTCGATTGGTAATTAGGTAAAACTGAAGGTGGATAAAACAAGACGCTGGGTGGACATAGCAATGGGAATCGAGTGAATAAAATCCGTCTGCGCCATGGACAAAACTTAAGTGAGTGGACAAAACGAAGAAGTGAACGGACAAAAGAAGGTACTGGTTGGACAAAACAATGAAGCGAGTGGACAAAATCCGTCTGCGAATGGACAAAACTTGGTGAGTGGACAAAACGAAGCAGTGAACGGACAAAAGATGGCACTGTGTGGATAATACAATGAAGCGAGTGGACAAAATCCGTCTGCGAATGGACAAAACTTAAGTGTGTGGACAAAACGAAGAAGTGAACGGACAAAAGATGTCACTGGGTGGACAAAACAAACAAGCGAGTGGACAAAATCCGTCTGCGAATGGACAAAACTTAAGTGTGTGGACAAAACGAAGAAGTGAACGGACAAAAGATGGTACTGGTTGGACAAAACAATGAAGCGAGTGGACAAAATCCGTCTGTGAATGAACAAAACTTAAGTAAGTGAACAAAACGAAGAAGTGAACGGACAAAAGATGGTACAGGGTGGACAAAACAATGAAGCGAGTGGACAAAATCCGTCTGTGAATGAACAAAACTTAAGTAAGTGAACAAAACGAAGAAGTGAACGGACAAAAGATGGTACAGGGTGGACAAAACAAACAAGCGAGTGGACAAAATCCGTCTGTGAATGGACAAAACTTGGTGAGTGGACAAAACGAAGAAGTGAACGGACAAAAGATGGTCCTGATTGGACAAAACAATGGAGCAAGTGGACAAAATCCGTCTGCGAATGGACAAAACTTGGTGAGTGGACAAAATATCAGCTGGTTGAACAAAAATATGCTAGGTACTCGTTAAAATATTGGGATTAGTACACCTCTATAAATTCTGTTTAATCCTATAAAAAATAATAGTAATTAAAATGAATCGTTTTAGTATGGTCAATCGTAGATTAATATGGACGTATAAAGCGGATGGTCAAGCAGTCCAATTTTCGGGCGGATAGGTCATCGATTGAATCACAGGGCTCGCGGATTGGAGTGCTTATCTTGTTGATTGGGTCACATGCTGCATGTTTTGTGTAGATAAAAATTATTCGGGCGGATAGGTCAACGATTGGA
Above is a genomic segment from Lysinibacillus sp. PLM2 containing:
- a CDS encoding group II intron reverse transcriptase/maturase — its product is MRGNGETSVQLLEKILSNQNMNEAYLRVYRNKGASGVDGITVDELKQYLKENKDELRQRIRTRKYQPQAALRVEIPKENGKMRKLGIPTVVDRVVQQAIHQVLSPIFEKEFSEYSYGFRPNRSCEMAIIKSLEFLNDGYDWIVDIDLERFFDTVNHDKLMRIISNTIDDGDVISLIRKYLVSGVLVKGKYEETPIGTPQGGNLSPLLSNIMLNELDKELESRGLHFVRYADDALIFVKSEKAANRVMESVVKFIEKKLGLIVNAEKSKIARPKDLKFLGFGYYYDSKDKKYQVRPHTISVQKFKRKLRQLTKRNWSIPLDYRILKLKQVIFGWVNYFRTANMKTAMREIDKKLRSRIRVIIWKQWKVPRKQIRSLIQLGIPEEEAKGLTFCRKGYRFIGLSKVVQRAISNKG